Within the Chryseobacterium geocarposphaerae genome, the region GGGTAAATATTATTTCCATCGTTTTAAACTCTTTTCCGGTCTTTGAATCCGGGCCGTACATTTCCAGTTTTTGGGTATTGTCATCTACGAAAGTATAAACCTCTCTTACATCACAATCTTTTCCCGGTCTTGCCGGATCGGTCATTTTCCCTTTAAATTCAATAGATTTTGTTGAAACATTCCATTCGCCCTCCATATTCATAATTCCTGTTCCCATATTGTCGATCCAGGTGCTTACGAATTTCTTTTTGGCATTATCATAACCTGTGATACTCATTCCTTCAAAAGGCATTCCCATAAAGTTTCCTTTATGTTCACTTATCTGATAACGTCCATCGAAGATCATTTTATTAGTAGCTTCAGAGGTACTTGTCATTGGTTTTGCACCATTTTCCATCCAGGTCGTATTGGCTCCGTTCCATGCTCCGTCAGATTTAGCCAGCATTTTGTGCATATCTCCCGGGGTTGCAAAATCCATCCATGCTTTGGTTGCCGTTGCAGAGTCTACAGGTTTCCATTCTTCGGTTTTCTCAGTTTTTACATCCATTTTCACTTTATCACAAGCAATAAACAGAAAAGCAGTGCAGGCTGCAAATAATAAATTCTTCATAATGGTTTAGTTTTAAGTTATTTATAAAATTAATTAAAATTATAAAGCAAAGTTTTTTTATTTTATGCTTGATATTGTTTACGCTAAAGTGTAATTTTGTGTATTCACAACGCAAATTAATTCAATGAGTACTCCAAAAAAAATACAGGATATAAAAGTCGCCGTAGATGCCGTTATTTTCGGATATTTTGATAAGAAAGACCTTCAGCTTTTGTTGATTCAGAGGAATATCGAGCCATTTAAAGGCGGTTGGGCTCTTCCCGGCGGACTGGTTTTGGATGACGAAAA harbors:
- a CDS encoding DUF1579 domain-containing protein, whose translation is MKNLLFAACTAFLFIACDKVKMDVKTEKTEEWKPVDSATATKAWMDFATPGDMHKMLAKSDGAWNGANTTWMENGAKPMTSTSEATNKMIFDGRYQISEHKGNFMGMPFEGMSITGYDNAKKKFVSTWIDNMGTGIMNMEGEWNVSTKSIEFKGKMTDPARPGKDCDVREVYTFVDDNTQKLEMYGPDSKTGKEFKTMEIIFTRKK